Proteins encoded by one window of Moorella humiferrea:
- a CDS encoding spore coat protein has translation MQFFDDKTICSDCLASEKLLTSSYNMAITECANDQLRRDFMTVYQDEQNCLKAVWDVMHSRGWYQLNMASQQEIAQLLQRLQQEQMQLQQGGMAGVQMGTALQGGGGIPQYRV, from the coding sequence ATGCAGTTTTTTGATGATAAAACAATCTGCAGCGATTGCCTGGCCAGCGAAAAGCTTTTAACCAGCTCATATAATATGGCCATTACTGAATGCGCCAACGATCAATTGCGGCGGGATTTTATGACCGTTTACCAGGATGAGCAGAACTGCCTTAAGGCTGTATGGGATGTTATGCATTCCCGGGGATGGTATCAATTAAATATGGCCAGCCAGCAGGAGATAGCCCAGCTGCTACAGCGCCTACAGCAGGAACAAATGCAACTGCAGCAAGGCGGGATGGCAGGCGTCCAGATGGGGACGGCTCTTCAGGGTGGTGGCGGAATACCCCAATACAGGGTATAG
- a CDS encoding spore coat protein, whose amino-acid sequence MAGLTQAELMQLRENLSNELLMIRKFGAYAAQCSDPQLKQVLSSVQQAHQRHYNTLLRHLGGQHMM is encoded by the coding sequence GTGGCAGGTCTAACCCAGGCTGAATTGATGCAGCTCCGGGAAAATTTAAGCAATGAGCTCTTGATGATCCGGAAATTCGGGGCCTACGCCGCCCAGTGCAGCGACCCCCAGCTGAAGCAGGTGTTGAGTTCAGTGCAGCAGGCCCACCAGAGGCACTATAATACTTTGCTCCGTCATTTGGGTGGGCAACATATGATGTAG
- a CDS encoding glutaredoxin family protein, with protein sequence MKEYLSRHGVNFEEKDISVDEKAMEELCRRNGGLAAVPTLIVDGQVIVGFDENRLKKVLH encoded by the coding sequence GTGAAAGAGTATCTTTCACGACATGGTGTAAATTTTGAAGAAAAGGATATCAGTGTAGACGAAAAGGCCATGGAAGAATTGTGCCGGCGTAACGGCGGTCTGGCGGCGGTTCCCACCCTGATCGTCGATGGACAGGTTATAGTCGGCTTTGATGAAAACCGTTTAAAAAAAGTCTTGCACTGA